The following coding sequences are from one Stigmatopora nigra isolate UIUO_SnigA chromosome 10, RoL_Snig_1.1, whole genome shotgun sequence window:
- the LOC144203347 gene encoding SUZ RNA-binding domain-containing-like: MEDEEVSESWEEAADSGEIERRLEAKLKINQQAKKPSSSSPVRTAIVIQDESLPAAPPPQIRILKRPSNNGTAGNLGASSRPSQQMKSLAQREAEYAEARRRILGSASSDETPQDNPCQERPTRMTTQPPPSEPVRPNNHVIRQPTGPDGTSGFRLGR; this comes from the exons ATGGAGGATGAAGAGGTTTCAGAGAGCTGGGAAGAAGCGGCGGACAGCGGG GAAATCGAGAGAAGACTTGAGGCAAAGTTGAAAATAAACCAGCAAGCAAA GAAGCCAAGTTCAAGCTCACCTGTGAGAACGGCAATAGTAATCCAGGATGAATCTCTACCCGCAGCCCCGCCCCCACAAATCCGAATTTTAAAGCGTCCATCCAATAACGGTACTGCGGGAAACCTTGGAGCCTCGTCTCGACCGTCCCAACAGATGAAATCTTTAGCGCAACGTGAAGCAGAGTACGCAGAGGCTCGTCGTAGGATTCTGGGTAGTGCTTCATCAGATGAGACCCCTCAGGACAATCCATGCCAGGAGAG GCCAACCCGAATGACTACACAGCCACCACCATCCGAACCAGTTCGTCCCAACAATCACGTGATCCGCCAGCCAACCGGGCCCGACGGTACCTCAGGCTTCCGACTTGGCAGATAA
- the necap2 gene encoding adaptin ear-binding coat-associated protein 2, whose amino-acid sequence MAEDNSYESMLCVKPEVHVYRIPPRASNRGYRAADWKLDEPAWTGRLKITAKGKMAYIKLEDKNTGELFAQAPVEQYPGCVVEAVTDSSRYFVIRIEDGNGRHAFIGLGFADRGDSFDFNVALQDHFKWVKQEGELAKMEATQSAAPKLDLGFKEGQTIKISIGNIKKKDASSTKPRPMAGGLLPPPPGVKAGGVIPPPGSQQADSATFFDYGSPVPETQPSSDVWGDFTSATSNSSKDAAKSGWVQFS is encoded by the exons ATGGCAGAAGACAACAGTTATGAATCGATGCTTTGTGTAAAGCCAGAAGTCCACGTTTACCGAATTCCACCCCGTGCGTCGAACCGTGGATATCG CGCTGCCGACTGGAAGCTGGATGAACCTGCATGGACTGGTCGATTGAAAATAACagcaaaaggaaaaatggcTTACATCAAGTTAGAGGACAAAAACACAG GAGAGCTTTTTGCACAAGCTCCAGTTGAACAGTATCCAGGTTGTGTAGTTGAAGCAGTCACAGATTCCAGCAGATACTTTGTAATCCGGATAGAGGATGGAAATg gTCGCCACGCTTTTATTGGTTTGGGTTTTGCTGATCGAGGAGACTCGTTTGACTTCAATGTTGCATTACAAGACCATTTCAA GTGGGTAAAACAAGAAGGTGAACTGGCCAAAATGGAAGCAACCCAAAGTGCTGCACCTAAGCTCGACTTGGGCTTCAAGGAAGGGCAGACCATCAAGATCAGCATAGGG AACATTAAGAAAAAGGATGCTTCTAGCACTAAGCCACGCCCCATGGCTGGAGGTCTGCTCCCACCTCCACCTGGGGTCAAAGCGGGAGGAGTCATCCCACCACCTGGCAGCCAGCAAGCCGACAGTG CAACTTTTTTTGACTATGGATCACCTGTTCCTGAAACACAGCCCAGCTCGGATGTATGGGGGGATTTTACATCAGCGACTTcaaa TTCTAGTAAGGATGCTGCCAAATCAGGATGGGTGCAATTCAGCTGA
- the crocc gene encoding uncharacterized protein crocc — translation MSATTSVAENKSNDSNKLESVIQRLEESVLSEEKRLTVRGPSPDAPPTCLPARVREIVTKNLDENSIEAMSSVMSIQEENRVLQGELAKLEDLLAHSRADRDELAIKYGAISERLEQTLRFDTGDGDRDSPESRTLAQQNVDLRRRLDEEQASYKRKLTAYQEGQQRQAQLVQKLQAKVLQYKKRCGDLEQMLQQKSSEFEKPRLSESSDTSNGRCSDEASSNLEDALIRLEEEQQRSSSLSAVNAMLREQLGQAGLANEALSQDIRRLTVDWTKAREELEQKETDWRREEESFHSYFSSEHSRLLSLWRQVVGFRRHMCELKASTERDLSNMRNELAQASHSAQVSCANLSSTLNTKEGGAALALDREKALRVQMEQQLRERVTEMMNIQARTDAERSELNLRLSESVREGERLKGKIEEKEREIVLLSRRLEEQSSNDDSDMQLMRTHTETLLDTLRDIAQTVLTDVDSSSEADQDNSAAPLLAFIHGSSPGAPQRMSSSPSRVTSPYVISEATLSALRSAVTHKTLQLQDVRGRLLSAQTSILQSRKQLSEADSVRREADQRHQTLLRERDAAQREKETLQREKDRLKQERDTLASEKLSLEKSVKLEQSNNQTLQMDCKKLELVLTSTQREKDHQREEKETALQERDRAKAEVYRIQKQWDQSESRASAQRGELSSVKETHQQVEVERQLLEKERSQLSEALTRAESSNAELSLLINKLQSEDAALRDSLAKMGSMNEALSQDKIDLNTYIFQLEDEKSLLQTQKREAEQEKLTIRDELVRLEQDRMELDSNRITLRQSLQDTELTRVGMEAELHSLRAERLKLQEKVSQLCTEVTSLGSELSLIRGEGQRNEAALEEAGRSRAELARDKAALLVQLTASERENSALSEELSAYRSERESLDSTLFEVQHQFAQVESRKDQLEAENQNLRVRSDAASAELRRARSEAESVLAQAEKEKHTLTQLLNTSHLEAQQALRKATCEHKEEVEKLVNEKEALRQNLTSTHDDTLRKLKEELEEAHNKVLREKEELQHDLRTILHDRDQSLLQAETEKQQALSLKEAEKAALCDRMSSLQAELSALAVEAERKARTAALCKEQEQAKVGALTGELQELRSQLEDASSSHERDLQTLRGSLVDSQLRSDSAVKELDKCRASLAVSEESRDELKRDALEAERRLNQAQDEAENYRREGTELRRSLGDISKERDTLSQSNCQLRETLRGAETERISVKRQCEEKEQRLLVLQESFSCAQKEVTELRSCLREVERSRLEARRELQELRRQLKVLDGEKEQKGREVAELQTRLSLEEQREEERGKEAFALKHKLTEVESARDSIKKELTVLQKRLAEAESAWRTCERELSAQLQEARSNEKKLQEQAKNSSLRTQAAQDSAGVFSLQLSEAQGRLAATEAELTRAEASRRDLEFRLSGLQSALTRTLGISAGGRGRSPGGSSTSASPVSRHHSVSPLRSSLSPPKDFHTSTPDNTLGSRAISPERGGTPVPLPHPDLDPDTLRSGLKDFLLELREAQRERDDAVCQLVATQREVDELKGNRDLAQSRLIQLQKNLEEYQEGKRGLDECLAQAQLQLHQQEEAVRRGDRERRTLVDRVKELERVLQACSVDKKHTQEQLDKQRAGEARLEAERKRLREALEVSEARATRVEVGRRSLEGELQRLRLSLGDREAESQVSRDRHDVLLKQVAEGEGQISLLQREIERLSQVLLKAEENEAVLREKNTSLNQSLQELAAAHSSAQSRLTALQKALSMTEQEKQHLQERIDESRSSLSEARRNMATLNERMHSLQSELHQSQLQREELEAEFTKNQENLRQRSASLAEAQRGAQAAQTERVTVEERLRALQRAVAVLETEKKDAERQAVRLEKDKNALRNTLDKVERQKLKSEEGSMRLSAERNRLDRSLNTAEQELQEAHQQILMLQTQLADTEQSHSLCESLLRQRDETSHEADRLRASFRDLEKTLESRERTHRHRAKGLEEQVSTLKEQLQQEIKRRQPSLPSSFLSSTN, via the exons ATGTCTGCCACCACCAGTGTGGCAGAAAACAAGTCCAACGACTCTAATAAACTGGAGTCTGTCATACAG AGGCTGGAGGAGAGTGTTTTATCCGAGGAGAAGAGACTAACAGTCCGAGGACCCTCGCCGGACGCCCCCCCAACATGTCTACCGGCAAGAGTTCGTGAAATCGTCACCAAGAACCTTGACGAAAACT CTATAGAGGCCATGTCCTCAGTCATGTCCATCCAAGAGGAGAACCGAGTCCTTCAGGGAGAACTGGCAAAGCTAGAGGACCTTTTGGCTCATAGCAGAGCAGATCGCGATGAACTGGCAATCAAGTACGGCGCTATCAGCGAGAGG CTGGAGCAGACATTACGTTTTGATACAGGGGACGGCGACCGGGACTCCCCAGAGTCTCGCACCCTGGCTCAGCAGAATGTGGATTTGCGTAGGCGACTAGATGAAGAACAGGCGTCTTATAAGAGAAAGCTTACTGCATATCAAGAAGGGCAGCAAAGGCAGGCGCAGCTCGTGCAGAAGTTGCAAGCAAAG GTGCTTcagtacaaaaaaagatgtggTGATCTGGAGCAAATGTTGCAGCAGAAGTCGTCAGAGTTTGAGAAGCCAAGACTGAGT gaATCCAGTGATACATCAAATGGTCGTTGTTCAGACGAAGCGAGTAGCAACTTGGAGGATGCTTTAATCCGTCTGGAAGAAGAACAACAACG GAGCAGCAGTCTGTCTGCGGTGAACGCCATGCTGCGGGAACAGCTAGGACAAGCCGGATTGGCCAACGAGGCTCTCAGCCAGGACATCCGCAGACTCACTGTTGATTGGACGAAAGCCAGAGAAGAACTGGAACAAAAGGAGACGGACTGGAGGAGAGAGGAAGAG TCCTTTCATAGTTACTTCAGCAGTGAACACAGTCGTCTGCTTAGTCTGTGGCGCCAAGTCGTTGGTTTTCGGAGGCACATGTGTGAACTTAAGGCTTCCACCGAAAG AGATTTGTCAAACATGCGTAATGAGCTAGCTCAGGCCTCACACTCAGCTCAGGTGTCCTGCGCCAATCTGTCTTCCACGCTTAACACCAAGGAAGGTGGCGCTGCGCTAGCCCTGGACCGCGAGAAGGCTCTCAGGGTTCAAATGGAGCAGCAATTGAGGGAACGTGTGACCGAAATGATGAATATTCAGGCCAGGACAGATGCAGAGAGGAGTGAACTTAACCTCAG GTTGTCAGAATCAGTGCGTGAGGGGGAAAGATTGAAGGGCAAAATCgaggaaaaagagagagaaattgtACTTCTTTCAAGGAGACTTGAG GAGCAGAGCAGCAATGACGACAGTGACATGCAGTTGATGAGAACTCACACGGAAACACTACTAGACACGCTACGGGACATTGCTCAG ACGGTGTTGACCGACGTCGACTCGTCTTCGGAGGCAGACCAAGACAACTCTGCGGCTCCTCTGTTGGCCTTTATCCACGGTTCCTCACCCGGTGCTCCTCAACGCATGTCGTCCTCCCCCTCGAGGGTTACGTCTCCGTATGTCATCTCGGAGGCAACCCTGTCGGCGTTACGCTCGGCCGTCACGCACAAGACGCTCCAGCTGCAG GACGTTCGAGGCCGCCTACTGTCCGCCCAGACTAGCATACTCCAGTCCCGAAAGCAGCTATCTGAGGCTGATTCAGTCAGAAGAGAAGCAGATCAGCGACATCAAACACTGCTGAGAGAGCGCGACGCTGCTCAGCGGGAAAAAGAAACCCTGCAACGAGAAAAGGACCGCCTCAAACAGGAGAGAGACACCCTGGCCAG TGAGAAATTGAGTTTGGAAAAGAGCGTGAAGTTGGAGCAAAGCAATAATCAGACTCTACAAATGGACTGTAAAAAACTGGAGCTGGTTCTAACATCCACGCAACGTGAGAAAGACCACCAGAGGGAGGAAAAAGAAACTGCCTTGCAGGAGAGGGACCGGGCCAAGGCTGAAGTTTATAGGAT TCAAAAGCAGTGGGACCAAAGTGAAAGCCGAGCATCTGCCCAGCGTGGTGAGCTTTCTTCAGTGAAGGAAACTCACCAGCAAGTGGAAGTAGAGAGGCAGTTGTTGGAGAAGGAGCGATCTCAACTCTCTGAAGCACTCACTCGG gCCGAAAGCAGCAATGCAGAACTTTCTTTACTTATCAATAAACTGCAGTCTGAGGATGCAGCACTCAGGGACTCTTTGGCCAAAATGGGTAGCATGAATGAGGCCTTGTCCCAAGATAAAATTGACCTCAACACTTACATCTTTCAG TTGGAGGACGAGAAATCTTTGCTGCAAACACAAAAACGTGAAGCCGAGCAAGAGAAACTGACCATCAGAGACGAATTGGTCCGATTGGAGCAAGACCGAATGGAGCTGGACTCAAACCGCATCACTCTTCGCCAGTCCCTGCAAGACACTGAGCTAACACGTGTCGGGATGGAGGCGGAGCTTCACAGTCTCAGAGCCGAGAGACTTAAGCTGCAGGAAAAAGTTTCGCAG CTCTGCACTGAGGTAACTTCTTTGGGTTCTGAGCTAAGCTTGATCAGAGGAGAGGGGCAAAGGAATGAAGCAGCCTTGGAAGAGGCTGGACGCAGTCGGGCAGAATTGGCCAGAGACAAAGCAGCTCTTTTGGTCCAGTTGACGGCATCTGAGAGAGAAAATAGCGCCTTGTCGGAAGAATTGTCTGCTTACAG GTCCGAACGAGAGTCTTTGGATAGCACCCTGTTTGAGGTACAGCATCAATTTGCTCAAGTGGAATCCCGCAAGGATCAACTCGAAGCAGAAAACCAAAACCTTCGAGTGCGCTCGGACGCAGCATCAG CTGAGCTACGGCGTGCTCGATCTGAGGCGGAAAGTGTGCTAGCCCAGGCTGAAAAAGAGAAACATACTTTGACTCAGCTTCTTAATACGTCACATTTGGAGGCCCAACAAGCTTTGCGGAAGGCTACCTGTGAGCATAAAGAGGAAGTTGAGAAACTTGTCAATGAAAAG GAGGCTTTGAGGCAGAATTTGACATCGACCCATGACGACACTCTAAGAAAACTGAAAGAAGAGTTGGAGGAAGCACATAACAAAGTACTGAGAGAAAAGGAAGAGCTACAACATGATCTCAGGACTATTCTGCACGATCGAGATCAGAGTCTACTACAAGCCGAAACTGAGAAACAGCAG GCTCTGTCATTGAAAGAGGCTGAGAAAGCGGCATTGTGTGACAGAATGTCCAGTTTACAAGCCGAGTTGTCGGCTTTGGCCGTCGAGGCCGAACGCAAAGCTAGAACAGCGGCTCTTTGTAAAGAGCAAGAACAG GCTAAAGTTGGTGCTTTAACTGGCGAGCTGCAGGAGCTTCGGTCACAACTGGAGGATGCGTCCAGTTCTCACGAAAGGGACCTTCAAACTCTACGAGGAAGTCTCGTTGACTCTCAGTTACGTTCGGATAGTGCCGTCAAAGAG CTGGACAAGTGCAGAGCTTCTCTGGCCGTCAGTGAGGAGAGTCGAGACGAGCTGAAACGAGACGCGCTCGAGGCGGAGCGCCGTCTCAACCAAGCGCAAGATGAGGCGGAAAACTACAGAAGGGAAGGCACCGAACTGCGTCGTAGTCTGGGTGACATCTCCAAGGAGAGAGATACCCTCAGCCAGTCCAACTGCCAGCTGAGGGAAACGTTGCGGGGGGCCGAGACCGAGAGAATCAGTGTGAAGCGACAGTGCGAGGAGAAAGAGCAGAGACTGCTGGTGCTGCAGGAGAGTTTTTCATGCGCTCAAAAAGAGGTGACGGAGCTGCGGAGTTGTCTTCGAGAGGTCGAAAGGTCAAGGCTGGAGGCGCGAAGAGAACTTCAGGAGCTGCGAAGACAG CTGAAGGTCCTGGATGGAGAGAAGGAGCAGAAAGGCCGGGAGGTTGCCGAGCTCCAGACCCGCTTATCGCTGGAGGAGCAACGAGAGGAGGAGAGGGGGAAGGAGGCTTTTGCTCTCAAGCACAAGTTGACAGAAGTTGAAAGTGCTCGAGATTCTATAAAGAAAGAG CTGACGGTGTTACAGAAGCGTCTGGCCGAGGCCGAGTCAGCCTGGCGCACATGCGAGAGAGAACTGAGCGCTCAGCTTCAGGAGGCCCGAAGCAATGAGAAGAAGCTACAGGAGCAAGCCAAAAACTCCTCGCTGCGCACTCAGGCGGCTCAAGATTCGGCCGGCGTGTTCAGCCTCCAACTGAGCGAGGCCCAGGGCCGCCTGGCCGCCACCGAGGCCGAGCTCACGCGGGCCGAGGCTTCTAGGAGAGACCTGGAGTTTCGTCTGAGTGGCCTCCAGTCGGCGTTGACCAGGACCCTGGGCATTAGTGCTGGAGGAAGAGGGAGGAGCCCCGGGGGCAGCTCTACGTCAGCCAGTCCCGTGTCACGCCACCACAGCGTCTCTCCGCTACGTTCTTCTCTCTCTCCGCCCAAAG ATTTTCACACGAGCACCCCCGACAATACGCTGGGTTCCAGAGCCATTTCTCCCGAGAGGGGTGGCACACCTGTCCCACTACCCCATCCCGATCTGGACCCTGACACGCTTCGAAGTGGTCTGAAGGACTTTCTCCTGGAACTCCGTGAAGCGCAGAGAGAGCGG gatGACGCGGTGTGTCAGTTGGTGGCCACTCAACGAGAAGTGGACGAACTGAAAGGGAATCGAGACTTGGCTCAAAGTCGTTTGATTCAGCTACAAAAGAACTTGGAAGAATACCAAGAAG GGAAACGAGGCCTGGATGAGTGTCTGGCACAGGCACAACTTCAGCTTCATCAGCAGGAAGAAGCTGTCAGGAGAGGCGACAGGGAAAGGAGGACGCTCGTCGACAGGGTGAAGGAGCTGGAACGTGTGCTACAGGCCTGCAGCGTGGACAAGAAACACACACAG GAGCAACTGGATAAGCAACGGGCTGGAGAAGCGCGTCTGGAGGCCGAGAGGAAGCGTCTCCGGGAGGCGCTGGAGGTGTCCGAAGCGCGGGCTACCCGGGTTGAAGTGGGACGACGGAGTCTGGAGGGGGAGCTGCAGAGGCTCCGACTTAGCCTTGGAGATCGCGAGGCCGAAAGCCAAGTCTCCCGTGATCGTCATGACGTTTTGCTCAAACAG GTAGCGGAGGGTGAAGGCCAAATCTCCCTTCTTCAGAGAGAAATTGAGCGACTGAGTCAGGTTTTGCTCAAAGCGGAGGAAAACGAAGCCGTGCTGCGGGAGAAGAACACCTCCCTCAATCAGAGCCTTCAGGAATTGGCGGCGGCTCACAGCAGTGCTCAGAGTCGCCTCACTGCTCTGCAGAAAGCTTTGAGTATGACCGAACAAGAGAAACAACACCTTCAG GAACGAATCGACGAATCCCGCTCGTCGTTAAGCGAGGCTCGAAGAAACATGGCCACCCTTAATGAACGCATGCACAGCCTGCAGAGTGAGTTGCACCAGAGTCAACTCCAACGAGAAGAACTCGAGGCCGAGTTCACAAAAAACCAAGAG AATCTGCGGCAGCGTTCGGCCAGCCTCGCCGAGGCCCAGCGCGGCGCTCAAGCGGCTCAGACGGAGCGGGTCACAGTGGAGGAGCGTTTACGGGCTCTTCAGAGGGCCGTGGCCGTGTTGGAGACGGAAAAGAAGGATGCCGAGAGGCAAGCCGTCAGGCTGGAGAAGGATAAAAATGCTTTGAGGAATACACTGGATAAG GTCGAGCGTCAGAAGTTAAAAAGCGAAGAAGGGAGCATGCGTCTTTCGGCGGAAAGAAACCGATTGGATCGATCTCTGAACACGGCTGAGCAGGAGTTGCAGGAAGCCCATCAGCAGATCCTAATGCTACAG ACGCAGCTGGCCGACACGGAACAATCCCACAGCCTGTGCGAGAGTTTGCTCCGACAGCGTGACGAGACATCGCACGAGGCCGACAGGCTCCGGGCCAGCTTCCGGGATCTGGAGAAGACTTTGGAGTCCAGGGAACGCACTCACCGACACAGGGCCAAAGGTCTAGAAGAGCAG GTGTCGACCCTGAAGGAACAGCTACAACAGGAGATAAAACGACGACAACCTTCGCTTCCGTCCTCGTTTCTGTCGTCGACTAACTGA
- the mfap2 gene encoding microfibrillar-associated protein 2, translated as MRALLFICMPVLLLAQPQYQEPFPFLEDYGPDYFPDRPDSENHDSAPGNFQQQVRVDPVIRPEKTESEFETEPTEPGPLDCREEQYPCTRLYSVHKPCKQCLNSLCFYSLRRVYVINREVCVRTVCAHEELLKADLCRDQFSRCGVAAVSGHCGSVGGSCGQSCGGGC; from the exons ATGAGAGCCCTCCTCTTCATCTGCATGCCAG TTTTGCTGCTTGCCCAGCCACAGTACCAAGAACCCTTTCCTTTTTTGG AGGACTATGGACCTGATTATTTTCCAG ACCGTCCAGATTCTGAGAATCACGATTCTGCTCCTGGAAACTTCCAACAGCAAGTTCGGGTTGATCCCGTCATCCGTCCAGAAAAAACAG AGAGCGAGTTTGAAACGGAGCCCACGGAGCCAGGTCCTCTCG ATTGTAGAGAAGAGCAGTATCCTTGTACCAGACTCTATTCTGTCCACAAACCATGCAAACAGTGCTTGAACAGTCTCTGTTTCTACAG TCTGAGGCGCGTGTACGTCATCAACAGAGAGGTGTGCGTGAGGACCGTGTGTGCACATGAAGAGCTGCTCAAAG CGGACTTGTGTCGGGACCAGTTCTCACGCTGTGGCGTGGCGGCCGTGAGCGGCCATTGCGGTTCTGTTGGGGGGAGCTGTGGTCAGAGCTGTGGCGGTGGCTGCTGA
- the sdhb gene encoding succinate dehydrogenase [ubiquinone] iron-sulfur subunit, mitochondrial, which yields MSVAGLTSLSRCGVLALRSSARLVAVRSAQTAAAPATEPRIKKFQVYRWDPDTPGDKPRMQIFEIDLNTCGPMVLDALIKIKNEMDPTLTFRRSCREGICGSCAMNINGGNTLACLNKIDTNLSKAAKIYPLPHMYVVKDLVPDMSNFYAQYKSIEPYLKKKDETLEGKEQYTQSVEDRQKLDGLYECILCACCSTSCPSYWWNGDKYLGPAVLMQAYRWMIDSRDDFTEERLSKLQDPFSLYRCHTIMNCTKTCPKGLNPGKAIAEIKKMMATYKEQKAATV from the exons ATGTCCGTAGCTGGTCTCACGTCCTTGAGCCGCTGTGGTGTTTTGGCCCTTCGGTCCTCAGCTCGTTTGGTG GCCGTGCGTTCTGCGCAGACGGCCGCAGCCCCAGCCACAGAGCCTCGGATTAAGAAATTCCAGGTGTACAGATGGGATCCAGACACCCCGGGAGACAAGCCCCGCATGCAGATCTTCGAAATCGACCTGAACAC ATGTGGCCCAATGGTACTTGATGCCCTCAtcaaaatcaaaaatgaaatggaCCCCACACTGACCTTCCGTCGCTCCTGTAGAGAAG GTATCTGTGGATCCTGTGCAATGAACATCAATGGTGGAAACACACTGGCCTGCCTCAACAAGATTGACACCAACCTTAGCAAAGCGGCCAAGATTTACCCTCTTCCGCATATGTATGTGGTCAAAGACCTTGTGCCT GACATGAGCAACTTTTATGCTCAGTACAAGTCCATTGAGCCCTACCTGAAGAAGAAGGATGAGACCCTGGAAGGCAAAGAGCAGTACACCCAGTCTGTTGAAGACAGACAGAAACTG GACGGGCTATACGAGTGCATCCTATGCGCCTGCTGTAGTACAAGCTGCCCAAGCTACTGGTGGAACGGAGACAAATACCTCGGGCCTGCCGTTCTCATGCAG GCGTATCGTTGGATGATCGACTCGCGGGATGACTTCACCGAGGAGCGTCTGTCCAAGCTGCAGGATCCATTTTCTCTATATCGTTGCCATACTATCATGAATTGCACCAAAACGTGCCCCAAG GGCCTGAACCCAGGGAAAGCCATTGCAGAGATCAAGAAGATGATGGCCACATATAAGGAGCAAAAAGCAGCAACAGTTTGA